In one window of Patescibacteria group bacterium DNA:
- a CDS encoding DNA-directed RNA polymerase subunit beta, with the protein MFAKTKVFSSASKKSLSLPQLDQVQFDSFHWFIEKGIRQVFDEYSPIKDYTGKEFELYWGDYWFDDSKTTETKARRDFLTYEAPWRVMVKLINKQTKETKEQEIYLGELPMMTSKGTFIVNGVEKVVISQLIRSSGVYFVESSLRGGKQTFGAKILPNRGSWLEFDIDAYGTIGVKIDKKRRVAITSLLRIFGLETDEQIKKQFAEVDKSSGFIEKTLKIDSAKSVAEAHLEIYKRLKPGELPVLENAKSFLEAMFQRPERYDLGEVGRFKLNQRLFGDSKPKNYSQAERLLNQQDLVAVVKEMIRLSNTPGAKPDDIDHLGNRRIRAVGELLKERLVVGMGRARRIIQDRISTVDPATINPAQLIVPKPIISAIKEFLMLSQLSHYNEQTNPLSQLEHKRRISSTGPGGLKRERAGLEVRDVHLSHYGRICPIQTPEGANIGLVASYACLSRVNHLGFIETPYIEVKNGKITGKVIWLDAYEEEKYKIAHGAAELNEKGELIKNIVRVRISGGVDAVRKQDVDLIDASAHQLVSIAAGLIPFLENTDGNRALMGSNMQRQAVPCIIPQAPLVGTGFEEKAAYDSGQVIVSQGEGEVIEADAEKIIIKYLKPEKKQIVYQLSKFLKTNQYTCINQRPLVKKGDRVQKGQVIADGESTDKGVLALGQNLLVAFLPWYGYNFEDAIIISERVVKEDLFSSVHIHEFSCDVRETKLGSEMTTPDIPNVAEEKLKDLDEEGVVRIGAEVKENDILVGKITPRGEEELSAEEKLLRAIFGEKAKDVKDSSLRLEHGRRGRVVGVKVFSRDKGDKLQPGVIKRIYIEVAELRKITVGDKLAGRHGNKGVVSIIVPVEDMPYLEDGTPVDIVLNPVGVIKRMNLGQILETHLGWAASRLGYRAVTPVFSGAKEDQIKQELKTAGLPESGQARVFDGRTNEAFGNKITVGYIYIMKLNHLVEDKIHMRSIGPYSLITQQPLGGKARGGGQRFGEMEVWALEGYGAAHTLQEVMTIKSDDIFGRAATYEALVKGEEIKKPNIPASFAVMVSELKGMALGTELIGEKTQAERRAEEAEDEED; encoded by the coding sequence ATGTTTGCCAAAACAAAAGTTTTTTCTTCAGCTTCAAAAAAGTCTTTAAGCTTGCCTCAACTGGACCAGGTTCAGTTTGATTCTTTTCACTGGTTTATTGAAAAAGGCATTCGCCAGGTGTTTGATGAGTATTCTCCGATTAAGGATTACACCGGCAAAGAATTTGAGCTCTATTGGGGGGATTACTGGTTTGATGATTCCAAAACTACCGAGACAAAAGCTCGGCGCGATTTTTTAACTTACGAAGCGCCTTGGCGGGTAATGGTTAAGCTGATCAACAAGCAAACTAAAGAAACAAAAGAGCAGGAGATCTATTTAGGTGAGCTGCCAATGATGACCTCAAAAGGCACTTTTATTGTTAATGGGGTGGAAAAAGTGGTGATTTCCCAGTTGATTCGTTCATCTGGGGTTTATTTTGTTGAGAGCTCGCTTCGGGGCGGGAAACAGACTTTTGGCGCCAAAATTCTGCCCAACCGGGGTTCTTGGCTTGAATTTGACATTGACGCCTATGGGACAATCGGAGTCAAGATTGATAAAAAAAGACGGGTAGCAATTACTTCGCTGTTAAGAATTTTTGGTTTAGAAACCGATGAACAGATAAAAAAACAGTTTGCTGAGGTTGATAAAAGTTCCGGTTTTATTGAGAAAACCTTAAAGATTGATTCGGCTAAAAGCGTTGCCGAAGCCCATTTAGAGATTTATAAACGGTTAAAGCCGGGCGAGCTGCCGGTTTTGGAAAATGCCAAATCGTTTTTAGAAGCAATGTTCCAGCGGCCAGAAAGGTATGATCTGGGCGAGGTGGGCAGATTTAAACTTAACCAACGGTTGTTCGGTGATTCTAAGCCGAAAAACTATTCCCAAGCCGAGCGGCTGTTAAACCAGCAAGATTTAGTTGCTGTGGTTAAAGAGATGATTCGGTTGAGCAACACTCCAGGAGCAAAGCCGGATGACATTGATCATCTGGGCAATCGAAGAATCAGGGCGGTGGGCGAACTTTTGAAAGAGCGTTTGGTTGTTGGCATGGGTCGGGCCCGAAGGATTATTCAGGACAGGATTTCAACCGTTGATCCGGCGACAATCAATCCGGCTCAATTAATTGTTCCTAAACCGATTATTTCAGCGATTAAAGAGTTTCTAATGCTCTCTCAATTATCTCACTATAATGAGCAAACCAATCCCCTGTCTCAATTGGAGCATAAAAGAAGAATCTCAAGCACAGGGCCGGGCGGATTGAAGCGAGAGCGGGCTGGTTTGGAAGTCCGAGATGTTCATTTGAGTCATTACGGCAGAATCTGTCCAATTCAAACGCCCGAAGGCGCTAATATCGGCCTGGTTGCTTCTTATGCTTGTTTGAGCCGGGTCAATCACCTTGGTTTTATTGAAACTCCTTATATAGAGGTTAAAAATGGAAAAATCACCGGCAAAGTAATTTGGCTAGATGCCTATGAAGAAGAAAAGTATAAAATCGCTCATGGTGCCGCCGAATTAAATGAAAAAGGAGAATTGATAAAAAATATTGTTCGGGTTCGGATCAGTGGCGGAGTTGATGCGGTCAGAAAGCAAGACGTTGATTTAATTGACGCCTCAGCCCATCAGTTAGTTTCTATTGCTGCCGGCTTAATTCCTTTTTTGGAAAACACTGACGGCAATCGGGCTTTAATGGGTTCGAATATGCAGCGCCAAGCGGTGCCTTGTATTATTCCTCAAGCGCCATTAGTTGGCACCGGATTTGAAGAAAAAGCCGCTTATGATTCTGGTCAGGTGATTGTTAGCCAGGGCGAAGGCGAAGTAATTGAAGCTGATGCAGAGAAAATAATCATTAAATATTTAAAGCCAGAGAAAAAACAGATTGTTTATCAATTGAGCAAGTTTTTAAAAACTAATCAATATACTTGCATCAACCAAAGGCCATTAGTTAAAAAAGGCGACCGGGTTCAAAAAGGCCAGGTTATTGCCGATGGCGAATCAACAGACAAAGGAGTTTTAGCTTTGGGCCAGAATTTATTGGTGGCTTTTCTGCCCTGGTACGGTTATAACTTTGAAGATGCGATTATTATCTCTGAACGAGTGGTGAAAGAGGATTTATTCAGCTCAGTCCATATCCATGAATTTAGTTGCGATGTCCGGGAGACCAAGCTCGGAAGCGAGATGACTACTCCGGACATTCCTAATGTTGCTGAAGAAAAATTAAAAGATTTAGATGAAGAAGGTGTTGTCAGAATCGGCGCCGAGGTTAAAGAAAATGACATTTTAGTCGGCAAGATCACGCCTCGGGGCGAAGAGGAGCTGTCTGCTGAAGAAAAGCTCTTGCGGGCAATTTTCGGAGAAAAAGCTAAAGACGTAAAGGATAGTTCTTTGCGGTTGGAGCATGGTCGGAGGGGCCGGGTGGTTGGGGTTAAAGTTTTTTCCCGAGATAAAGGTGATAAGCTCCAGCCCGGAGTAATTAAAAGAATTTATATTGAAGTAGCAGAATTAAGAAAGATCACTGTTGGTGATAAATTGGCTGGCCGGCACGGCAATAAGGGCGTAGTTTCAATCATCGTTCCGGTCGAGGACATGCCTTATTTAGAAGATGGCACGCCGGTTGATATTGTTTTAAATCCAGTTGGCGTAATCAAAAGAATGAACTTAGGCCAGATTTTGGAAACTCATCTTGGTTGGGCCGCGTCAAGATTGGGCTATCGGGCGGTGACCCCGGTTTTCAGCGGCGCTAAAGAAGATCAGATAAAGCAAGAGTTAAAAACAGCTGGTTTGCCCGAATCTGGACAGGCCAGGGTTTTTGATGGCCGGACCAATGAGGCTTTTGGGAACAAGATTACTGTTGGTTATATTTACATTATGAAACTGAACCATCTGGTTGAAGACAAGATTCATATGCGTTCAATCGGACCTTATTCTTTGATTACCCAGCAGCCATTGGGCGGTAAAGCTAGGGGCGGCGGCCAAAGATTTGGCGAGATGGAAGTTTGGGCTTTAGAAGGTTATGGCGCCGCCCATACTTTACAAGAAGTGATGACAATAAAATCTGACGATATCTTTGGTCGGGCGGCAACTTATGAGGCTTTGGTTAAAGGCGAAGAGATCAAAAAACCCAATATTCCGGCTTCTTTTGCGGTAATGGTGAGTGAACTAAAGGGAATGGCCCTGGGGACCGAACTGATTGGCGAAAAAACCCAGGCCGAGAGGCGGGCTGAAGAAGCTGAAGACGAAGAAGATTAA
- a CDS encoding helix-turn-helix domain-containing protein, with protein sequence MKQTENQKQPLGIGEQLKTLRESAGLSLVQLSQLSGLSEELMMEIEADNFSRISSLPYLKGILKKYARFCQADYQELFGLAKNQVEFKQSGKNDLLPPNRFKLNRFFFRFNWHPLLIVVFIFLAYLIYQLASLALPPKIILADFSETSSSSYYLVSGKVWGKTKEFFINGERVFLKNNHQFEKNLYLSGEVNLIELKAINYFGQETKLNKMVIFQSAF encoded by the coding sequence ATGAAGCAGACTGAAAACCAAAAACAACCGTTAGGTATTGGCGAGCAGTTAAAAACTCTTCGGGAATCAGCTGGCTTGAGTTTAGTTCAGCTGTCCCAGCTCTCGGGTTTGTCCGAAGAGCTGATGATGGAAATTGAGGCGGATAATTTTTCTCGGATTTCTTCTCTGCCTTATCTAAAAGGCATTTTAAAAAAATACGCCCGTTTTTGCCAAGCTGATTACCAAGAGCTGTTTGGGTTGGCTAAAAATCAGGTCGAGTTTAAGCAATCAGGCAAAAATGATCTGCTGCCGCCGAATCGGTTCAAGTTGAATCGGTTTTTCTTTCGGTTTAATTGGCACCCTTTACTGATAGTTGTTTTTATTTTTTTGGCTTATCTAATTTATCAGCTGGCTTCTTTAGCTCTGCCGCCAAAAATTATTCTGGCTGATTTTTCTGAAACCAGCAGTTCAAGCTATTATTTAGTTTCCGGCAAAGTCTGGGGCAAAACCAAGGAGTTTTTCATTAACGGGGAACGGGTTTTTTTGAAAAACAACCATCAGTTTGAAAAAAATCTTTATTTGAGCGGCGAGGTTAATTTGATTGAGCTTAAAGCGATTAATTATTTTGGCCAAGAAACCAAGCTTAATAAAATGGTGATTTTTCAGTCGGCGTTTTGA
- a CDS encoding DNA translocase FtsK, with the protein MARKRKTKSRLKTPLRLLGIFNYLKFGKLNPEAKKVILGAGSVFFGFLFVLAFFNLAGPLGRLLLALFEDLFGWGKWLVPLSFFVFGFFTLFKPDQEKNYFDTGFGLFLILVALLGSGDLLGPGWFGILGRFFGSLEKIIGFWPSLIGFLTLLIIGFVLDFGNLAKDFLAARKQRPLVKLDKIRLPVSEPIQPDGLEEKIEPKSVVQAERKITGVQRFKKPFIDSSGWQFPSLDLLETDGTKPTVGDIRVNSQIIQRTLADFGIAVEMGEINIGPTVTQYTLKPAQGIKLSRIVALQNDLALALAAHPLRIEAPIPGKSLVGIEVPNKTPSLVRLRSLVESPGFADSPAPLLFPLGRDVMGAPVLTDVSKLPHLLIAGATGAGKSIFIHSILTSLVYRNPPDSLRFILIDPKRVELSAYEDIPYLLCPVITQGKKAILALKWAITEMERRYDLLLEEKARDILSYNQKIGKNKEKALPYILIFIDELADLMSVYGKELEAIIIRLSQMARATGIHLIVSTQRPSVEVITGLIKANITARIAFQVASQVDSRTILDAAGAEKLLGRGDLLFISAETSKPKRIQASYISEKEVERVVDYLKQTGKKILGEEFGYDSDILEMLNQDLAEVRESELLGDEDELYQRAYEVVVQSRKASASLLQRRLRIGYARAARLLDMLEARGVIGQAQGAKPREVYIQDQEFTGQDNSDEFNYEAD; encoded by the coding sequence ATGGCAAGAAAAAGAAAAACTAAATCTCGCTTGAAAACACCACTTCGTCTGTTGGGCATCTTTAATTATCTCAAATTCGGCAAGCTGAATCCCGAGGCAAAGAAAGTTATTCTCGGCGCCGGCTCGGTATTTTTTGGATTTTTATTTGTTTTAGCCTTTTTTAATTTAGCCGGACCGCTGGGCAGGCTATTGTTGGCTTTGTTTGAAGATTTATTTGGCTGGGGCAAGTGGCTGGTGCCATTGAGCTTTTTTGTTTTTGGTTTTTTCACTTTATTTAAACCGGATCAGGAAAAAAATTATTTTGATACCGGTTTTGGCCTGTTTTTAATTTTAGTTGCTTTGCTTGGTTCGGGCGACTTGCTTGGTCCGGGTTGGTTTGGGATTTTGGGCCGCTTTTTTGGCAGTTTGGAAAAGATTATTGGTTTTTGGCCAAGCTTGATTGGCTTTTTGACCCTTTTAATCATTGGTTTTGTCCTGGATTTTGGCAATCTGGCTAAAGATTTCTTAGCCGCAAGAAAGCAGCGGCCTTTAGTTAAGTTGGACAAGATTCGTTTGCCTGTTTCTGAACCAATTCAACCGGATGGTTTAGAAGAAAAAATTGAGCCAAAATCCGTTGTTCAGGCAGAGAGAAAAATAACCGGTGTCCAGAGATTTAAAAAACCTTTTATTGATTCTTCGGGCTGGCAGTTTCCGTCTTTAGATTTATTAGAAACCGATGGTACTAAACCGACTGTTGGCGATATTCGAGTTAATTCCCAAATTATTCAAAGAACTTTAGCGGATTTTGGCATTGCCGTGGAGATGGGGGAGATTAATATCGGCCCGACCGTAACCCAGTATACTTTAAAACCAGCCCAAGGGATTAAGCTTTCCCGAATCGTGGCGCTTCAGAACGACTTAGCTTTAGCTTTGGCCGCCCATCCATTACGGATTGAGGCACCAATACCAGGCAAATCTTTGGTTGGGATTGAAGTGCCGAACAAAACTCCGAGCTTGGTTAGGTTGAGATCTTTAGTTGAATCCCCTGGCTTTGCCGATTCCCCGGCGCCTTTGCTTTTTCCTTTAGGCCGAGATGTAATGGGCGCTCCGGTTCTGACTGATGTTTCCAAGCTGCCCCATTTGCTTATTGCTGGCGCGACCGGCGCCGGTAAATCAATTTTTATTCATAGCATCTTAACTTCATTGGTTTATCGCAATCCGCCTGATTCGCTTCGGTTTATTTTGATTGATCCAAAAAGAGTTGAGCTTTCTGCTTACGAGGATATTCCTTATCTTCTTTGTCCGGTGATTACTCAAGGTAAAAAAGCGATTTTGGCCTTAAAATGGGCGATTACTGAAATGGAACGGCGTTATGATCTTTTGCTTGAAGAAAAAGCCAGGGATATTCTTTCTTACAACCAAAAAATCGGCAAAAACAAAGAAAAAGCCCTGCCTTATATTTTGATTTTTATTGACGAGTTAGCTGATTTAATGTCAGTTTACGGCAAAGAGCTTGAAGCAATTATTATTCGTTTATCCCAGATGGCCAGAGCAACCGGAATCCATTTAATTGTTTCAACTCAACGGCCCTCGGTTGAAGTGATTACCGGTTTGATTAAAGCCAATATTACTGCCCGAATCGCTTTTCAGGTTGCTTCTCAGGTTGATTCAAGAACAATTTTGGACGCGGCTGGAGCAGAAAAGCTTTTGGGCCGGGGCGATCTGCTTTTTATCTCTGCGGAAACTTCTAAACCAAAAAGAATTCAAGCTTCTTATATCAGCGAAAAAGAAGTTGAGCGGGTGGTTGATTACTTGAAGCAAACAGGCAAAAAAATCTTGGGTGAAGAGTTTGGCTATGATTCAGATATTTTAGAGATGCTCAATCAGGATTTGGCTGAGGTTCGGGAGTCAGAGCTTTTGGGCGATGAAGACGAGCTTTATCAAAGAGCTTATGAAGTGGTGGTTCAATCGCGAAAAGCCTCTGCTTCTTTGCTTCAGCGGCGCTTGCGAATTGGTTATGCCCGGGCGGCCCGGCTTTTGGATATGCTTGAAGCCAGAGGCGTAATTGGCCAGGCTCAAGGGGCAAAACCCCGGGAAGTTTACATTCAAGATCAGGAGTTTACCGGCCAAGATAATTCAGATGAGTTTAATTATGAAGCAGACTGA
- the rpoC gene encoding DNA-directed RNA polymerase subunit beta', translating to MVTKLQKQIKKHQSILNIVDFEAIRLFLASEQEILSWSYGEVTKPETINYRTQRPEKDGLFSERIFGPTKDFECYCGKYKKIRYKGVVCDRCGVEVTNSIVRRERMGHIALAAPCVHIWFLRGIPSRIGSLLDLSLPQLEKVIYYTGYIITRVDQEVKKKVLADLETEFSSKTKVLKKEKKGKTLADDLKKLESIYKRIKDSILSIEEKRILTELEYQQLAMKFGHVFEAETGAEPIRKILENLDLKKLYRSLVKESKEKKSQSRKKLLQRLKFVKSLINSGVNPEAMFFTTLPVIPPDLRPMVQLDGGRYASSDLNDLYRRIINRNNRLKKLIELNSPEVIVRNEKRMLQEAVDALIDNSSRKTQAGSRTAMTAGRRPLRSLADILKGKQGRFRQNLLGKRVDYSGRSVIVVGPGLGLNECGVPKKMALEIFKPLIIHGLIAKELAHNTKTASRMIEDQDPVVWDILEEAIQNKYILLNRAPTLHRLSVQAFKPVLIEGLAIQIPPLVCQAFNADFDGDAMAVHLPLSKEAQAEAEELMLASINVLKPATGDPIAEPTKGIILGLYWLTDFSQPEAGALKVFSSFEQAIYAYELGQIGLKEKIKILVDKNNSRLKRIEEKYLETTVGRIIFNQILPEESLFVNQAIDKKTAQKIINELIRLKGPESAGEFLNGFKDLGFKYATLSGTSWGMDDLIIPEEREYLVNEAKKQIQLITDQLVNGLISEKEKEIRAIEIWTRTISELKGLISKTLPADGSVLNLIKSKASGNEDQAQQMMVMKGLVSGPSGRVYEVPVEGCYKEGLNPLEYFISVHGARKGLVDTALRTADAGYLTRRLVDVAQDVVIREQDCGDKVGRLISRKRVEKVMMQDFFKVIYGRVLVEDVKLGRKVLAKKGEVIDWTKAKLIVESEIDKIRVRSPMYCRTRFGLCQKCFGYDLGRDRLVNLGDAVGVVSAQSIGEPGTQLTLRTFHTGGIASAVDITQGLPRVEEIFELHSPKGKAGLAKRAGLVKDIISVGAEKVIQIKPESEKTKSKSKKKQALDEYPVSSGLDVLVKTGQAVKKGQPLSEGNFDIGEILNILGKKTAEEYIIKEIKKIYLGQGADIDDRYIEVIVRLMFSRVQIKDPGDSGFLPGEVIDRSRFLLVNDQLKKEKKKLAKAGQLITGITKAALSAEGFLSAASFQHTSRILINAALAGKVDYLRGLKENVIIGKMIPAGTGFRKQDRTRFGGAKSQKKKKSR from the coding sequence ATGGTAACAAAACTCCAAAAACAAATAAAAAAACACCAGAGCATTTTAAACATTGTTGATTTTGAAGCAATCCGGCTCTTTCTTGCTTCTGAACAAGAGATTTTGTCTTGGTCTTATGGTGAAGTAACTAAGCCGGAGACAATTAATTACCGAACCCAGCGGCCGGAAAAAGACGGTTTGTTTTCCGAAAGAATTTTTGGCCCAACCAAAGATTTTGAGTGTTATTGCGGCAAGTATAAAAAAATCCGTTATAAAGGCGTGGTTTGCGACCGTTGCGGGGTTGAGGTGACTAACTCAATTGTCAGGCGAGAACGGATGGGCCACATTGCTTTGGCAGCTCCTTGCGTCCATATCTGGTTTTTGCGCGGCATTCCCTCACGAATTGGCAGTTTGCTTGATCTTTCTTTGCCCCAGTTAGAAAAAGTGATTTATTACACCGGCTATATTATTACCCGGGTTGACCAAGAGGTGAAGAAGAAAGTTTTGGCTGATTTAGAAACCGAGTTTTCTTCAAAAACCAAAGTTCTGAAAAAAGAAAAAAAGGGTAAAACCCTGGCTGATGATCTGAAGAAGCTGGAGAGCATTTACAAAAGGATAAAAGATAGCATTCTTTCTATTGAAGAAAAACGAATTTTAACTGAACTTGAATATCAGCAATTGGCAATGAAGTTCGGCCATGTTTTTGAAGCAGAGACCGGCGCTGAACCGATTAGGAAAATTTTGGAAAACTTAGACTTGAAGAAACTCTATCGTTCCTTAGTAAAGGAGTCAAAAGAAAAAAAATCGCAATCAAGGAAAAAGCTTTTACAGAGATTAAAATTCGTTAAGTCTTTAATTAATTCCGGGGTCAATCCGGAAGCGATGTTCTTTACGACTTTGCCAGTAATTCCGCCAGATTTGAGACCAATGGTTCAGTTAGACGGCGGCCGCTATGCTTCTTCGGACCTAAATGATCTTTATCGCCGAATTATTAATCGGAACAACCGATTGAAAAAATTGATTGAATTGAACTCTCCTGAAGTGATTGTTAGGAATGAAAAAAGAATGCTTCAAGAAGCGGTTGACGCCCTGATTGATAATTCTAGTCGGAAAACCCAAGCCGGGTCCCGGACTGCAATGACTGCCGGCCGCCGGCCGCTGCGTTCTTTAGCGGATATTTTAAAAGGCAAACAGGGCCGGTTTAGGCAAAATCTTCTTGGCAAAAGGGTTGATTATTCTGGACGTTCAGTAATTGTTGTTGGCCCAGGGCTTGGTTTAAATGAGTGCGGAGTGCCGAAAAAAATGGCTCTGGAAATTTTCAAACCCCTAATTATCCACGGTTTAATTGCAAAAGAACTGGCCCACAATACTAAAACTGCTTCTAGAATGATTGAGGACCAGGATCCGGTTGTCTGGGATATTTTGGAAGAGGCAATTCAGAATAAATACATTCTTTTAAACCGGGCGCCAACTTTGCATCGGCTTTCGGTTCAAGCTTTTAAGCCGGTTTTAATTGAAGGATTGGCAATTCAGATTCCCCCTTTGGTTTGTCAGGCATTTAATGCTGATTTTGACGGCGATGCCATGGCAGTGCACTTACCTTTATCAAAAGAAGCCCAGGCCGAAGCTGAAGAATTGATGCTTGCCTCAATAAATGTTTTAAAACCGGCCACTGGCGATCCAATTGCCGAGCCGACCAAAGGAATCATTCTTGGGCTTTATTGGTTAACTGATTTTAGTCAACCAGAAGCAGGGGCTTTAAAAGTTTTTTCTTCGTTTGAACAGGCAATTTATGCATATGAACTTGGGCAAATTGGCCTAAAGGAAAAAATTAAAATTTTAGTTGACAAAAACAATTCTCGCTTAAAGCGAATTGAGGAAAAATATTTAGAGACAACCGTTGGCCGGATAATCTTTAACCAGATTTTGCCAGAAGAAAGTTTATTTGTTAATCAGGCGATTGACAAAAAAACAGCCCAGAAAATCATTAATGAGCTGATTAGATTAAAGGGGCCGGAATCAGCCGGAGAGTTTTTGAATGGTTTTAAAGATTTGGGCTTTAAATATGCGACTCTATCCGGAACTTCTTGGGGCATGGATGATTTGATTATTCCCGAAGAAAGAGAATATTTGGTTAACGAGGCAAAAAAGCAGATTCAGTTAATTACTGACCAACTGGTGAACGGCCTGATCTCTGAAAAAGAAAAAGAGATCAGAGCGATTGAGATCTGGACTAGAACTATCTCTGAACTAAAGGGATTAATTAGCAAAACTCTGCCTGCTGATGGTTCGGTTTTGAACTTGATTAAGTCAAAAGCAAGCGGCAACGAAGATCAAGCCCAGCAGATGATGGTGATGAAAGGTTTGGTTTCCGGGCCATCAGGCCGGGTTTATGAAGTGCCGGTTGAGGGCTGCTATAAAGAAGGCCTGAACCCCTTAGAGTATTTTATCTCTGTTCATGGGGCGCGCAAAGGTTTGGTTGATACTGCCTTGCGAACCGCTGATGCCGGTTATTTGACTCGACGTTTGGTTGATGTGGCTCAAGATGTAGTGATTCGGGAACAAGATTGCGGCGATAAAGTTGGCCGCCTAATCAGCAGAAAAAGAGTCGAAAAAGTAATGATGCAGGATTTTTTCAAGGTTATTTATGGCCGGGTTTTGGTTGAAGATGTTAAGCTGGGCAGGAAGGTTTTAGCCAAAAAAGGCGAGGTAATTGATTGGACTAAAGCAAAATTAATTGTTGAGAGCGAGATTGACAAAATCAGGGTTAGGTCGCCGATGTATTGTCGGACCAGGTTTGGGCTTTGCCAAAAATGTTTTGGCTATGATCTGGGTCGGGATAGACTGGTTAATTTAGGAGATGCGGTTGGCGTTGTTTCAGCTCAATCTATTGGCGAACCCGGCACCCAGCTGACCCTAAGAACTTTCCATACCGGCGGGATTGCTTCTGCTGTTGATATTACCCAGGGTTTACCCCGGGTGGAGGAGATCTTTGAGCTTCATTCACCGAAAGGTAAAGCTGGTTTAGCAAAAAGAGCCGGTCTGGTTAAAGATATTATCAGTGTCGGAGCAGAAAAAGTAATTCAGATTAAGCCAGAATCAGAAAAAACAAAATCTAAATCTAAGAAAAAACAAGCGCTTGATGAATATCCAGTTAGCTCGGGCTTAGATGTTTTAGTCAAAACTGGACAAGCAGTGAAAAAGGGTCAACCTTTGTCAGAAGGAAACTTTGATATTGGGGAAATTTTAAATATTCTGGGTAAAAAAACAGCCGAAGAGTATATTATTAAAGAGATAAAGAAGATTTATCTTGGCCAGGGAGCTGATATTGATGACCGGTATATTGAGGTAATTGTCAGGTTGATGTTCTCTCGGGTTCAGATTAAGGATCCGGGGGATTCTGGATTTCTGCCCGGAGAGGTTATTGATCGGTCAAGATTTTTGTTAGTTAACGACCAGCTGAAAAAAGAAAAGAAAAAATTAGCCAAAGCCGGTCAGTTGATTACCGGAATTACCAAAGCCGCCTTGAGCGCTGAAGGATTTTTGTCAGCGGCTTCTTTCCAGCACACTTCCCGGATTTTGATTAACGCCGCTTTAGCCGGTAAGGTTGATTATCTCCGCGGCCTTAAAGAAAATGTGATTATCGGCAAGATGATTCCGGCTGGGACCGGATTTAGAAAACAAGATCGGACTAGATTCGGTGGAGCTAAATCTCAGAAAAAGAAAAAATCCCGCTAA